In Streptomyces pluripotens, the genomic window AGCCCGACCCGGCCGAAGTGACCGGCGGCACCGCGTTCCAGCACCGCGTGCCGGTGCTTCCACATGGCCTGCATGGTGCCGTAGCTCCAGCGGTAGCGCTGGGACCACAGCTGGCGCAGGTTGCCCGGCGCCTCGGTCCAGGCCCGGGCCTTCTCGGCGTAGACGATCTTCCAGCCGTCCCGGTGCAGAGCCATGGTCACGTCGGTGTCCTCGGCGAGCGTCTCGTCACTCATGCCGCCCACCTGATCCAGCGCCGTGCGGCGGAAGCCGCCGACGGCACCGGGAATGGTCGGCATGCAGCTGAGCACGTCGTACATGCGGCGGTCGAGGTTGAAGCCCATGACGTACTCGATGTGCTGCCAGGCGCCGATCAGCGTGTCGCGGTTGCCGACCTTGGCGTTGCCCGCCACCGCGCCGATCCGCGGATCGGCGAAGGGCTGCACCAGTTCGCGGACGGTCGAGGGCTCGAAGACGGTGTCGCCGTCCATCATCACGATGAGGTCGTACGAGGCCGCGGCCACACCGGTGTTGAGGGCGGCGGGCTTGCCGCTGTTGGGCTGGCAGATGAGCCGGACCATCGGCAGGTCCAGCTCCTCCACGATGGAGGCGGTGTCGTCGGTCGAACCGTCGTCGACCACGATCACCTCGATCGGATGATCGCTTCTGGCCAGTGAGAGCAGGGTGTTGGCGATGCACTCCTGTTCGTTGTAGGCGGGCACGATCACGGTGACCGGTTCGGTCACCGGCTCCCCCCAGGAGAAGCCGCGCTTGCGGGTGCGGCGCACGTGCACGACCGAGAGCACCAGCATGAGCGCGAAGCGCAGGAACACCGCCGTGCCCACGAAGGCGAGCAGGGCGACCAACCAGGGCATCAGCCGCACGGAGAACGTGGTGCACCACAGGAACGCCTTGCCGGCCCACAGGTCGTATCCGGTGACCCGGGTGTTGGCACTGCCGGTGCCCAGTGCCTCGCCGATGGTCTTGAAGGTGTAACCCTCGGCCTTGAGCTTTTCGATGATGAGCGGGAGGGCGGCCAGCGTCTGCGACCGGTTGCCACCGGCGTCGTGCATCAGCACCATTTCGCCCTGCCCGGGCAGTTCGGGCATGGCCGCCTTGACGATGGCGTTGACGCCGGGGCGCTTCCAGTCGTCGGTGTCCTTGTTGATGAAGGCCACCAGGTAGCCGTCCGAGCCGACCTCCTTGGTGACCGGCCAGGACCAGTCGTCGAGCGCGTCGGCGGTCGAGGAGTACGGCGGGCGGAACAGGCTGGTGTGGATTCCGGCGACACCCGCGAGAGCGAGCTGGGTCTCCCCGAGCTCCCAGCTGAGCCTGGTGCTGCTCTGCAGCGCGAGGTCGGGGTGGGTGAAGGTGTGCAGACCGATCTCGTGTCCGCCCGCCACGATCCGCCGGATCGTCGACGGATTGCGGGTGGCCATCGAGCCGGTGACGAAGAAGTCGGCGTGTACGTGCTCGTCCGCCAGGACCTTGAGGATCTTGGGCGTCCACTTGGCCGACGGGCCGTCGTCAAAACTCAGGACCACGGTCTTGTCGGGGATCGTGTAGCTGACCGGCTTGTCGTTCCGGGCTCCGCGCGCGTCCACGATCGGTCCGCCCTGGAGCACGCTGGGCGGCACGGTGCCCTTGTCCACCGAGACCGCGATGCGCTCGTCGTGGAAGACCTCGTTGTTCGCCATGCCACGCAGCACCAGCAGCGCCAGCAGGGTCACCAGCACGGTCAGTGGCAGGAAGAAGCGCAAGGGGGGCACGGCGAGTCGGCGCGACCGCGGGGTGGCGCGCCGGGAACGTTGATGGCGGGACATGACCTTCCTGGGCGTTGTCTGCACGGGTCAGGGGAGGGTGGTGGAGGCGGTGGTTCCGGTGCCTGCGGTGCCGGAATCGGGAGCGGCGGCGGTACCGGTAGTCGGAACGGTGTCGACACCGGCAGCCGTACCGGTACCGGTACCGGCGGTGGAACCGGCACCCGACGTAGTGCCCGTACCAGCGCTGGTGCCGGAGCCGGTGCCGCTCCCGGCGCCGGCGCCGGCGGTGGAACCGGTACCGGAAACAGACCCGCTACCGGCACTGGCACCGGTCCCGGTGCCAGTGCCAGTGCCGGTGCCCGTCCCGGCAGCCGACCCCGTACCGGCAGTCGACCCGGTCCCAACACTGGGCTCCGTACCGAGAGTCGATCCGGATCCGGTACCCAACCCGGTGCCGGTGGTCGGCCCGGTGCCGGCTTCGGTCGGAGCCGCGCCGACGGAGGGGCTCGCGGTGGACGGCGCTTGGACAACGTGCTTGGCCGTGCCGGGAGGTGAAGGCGGTGGGGCGTTCACGTACTGGCTGGGCGGCGTCGTGTCAGCGGTGCCCGGAACGGCGAACACCGGCGCCCGCGACTGGGTTCCCAGCAGGTTGGCGACCATGGCCAAAAAACAACCGATGCATACGACGCCGAGCACCCAGCCGGCGCCTCGCAGGCGGCGGCCACGCCGGCCCGTCTGGTCAACAAAGACAGGGGATGGTTCAGGTTCGATGATGGGGACGTTCACCGAGGACCTCGGCTTTCAGTGGTTCGCGTCGCCGCAGACTCCAGGGCGCGATGAAACTACTGGAACGAACTGTGCGAGCCGGACCGAATGTGCGATTTGCCAGACTCCGTCCACCATCCGTGACAATATCGAGACGATAATATGGAAATGGCGTGGAGGCCTCGTACAATCCCGGTCCCTGACCTCGTCCACCTGCCGATCGGATGCTCCGCGCATGGCCAGAACTCTCCGCCCCGGCTACCTGGTGACCGCCGTGATAGTCGCGGTCGTCACCCTTTTCGCGGCTTATGCGTGCAGCGCGAAGGGGGCGGCCGGAGAAGCCGGCACCCCCAGCGCCACCGGAAGCGCGCCCGCCGCCTCGGCCGCGCGTTTCGACGTCTCCTCGATGCTCCACCCGTCCGGCAGGATGCTGGGAGTCGTCGACAACAAGACGCCCTGGCAGTACGGCATCGTGAAGACCTTCACGCGGCAGGCGGGGCGCGCACCCGACATACGTGAGTACTACACGACTTGGGGGGACGACTTCGACCCGGAGGGCAACGCCTCACTCTGGAAGCGCGGCCAACTCCCGATGCTCGAACTGGTGCCGACCACCACCTCCCTGGCGGACATAGCCGAGGGTTCCCAGGACGCCTACATCCACCGGCTCGCCGCCCAGATCGCCACCTACCACGGCCCGCTGGCCCTCTCCTTCGCCGGTGAGATGAACGGCTCGTGGAACTCCTGGGGACCCGGCCACGCCACGCCAGCCGACTTCGTCGCGGCCTGGCGGCACCTCCACGACGCCTTCCACAACCTCGGCATCACCAACGTGATCTGGGTGTGGAGCCCCCACGTCATCGACACGGGCAGCCCGGCCAAGCTGCACCCTTACTTCCCCGGGAACGACTACGTCGACTGGGTCGGCGTCATCGGCTACTACGGACCGATCGACGGCGTCGCCTTCTCCAGCCTCTTCACCCCCACTCTGCGGTCGATCGCAGACTTCTGCGGCAAACCGGTGCTGATCACCGAGACCGGGGTGGCGCAGGGCATCCGTAAGCAGGCACAGATCCGCGACCTGTTCAAGGGCGCCGCCAAGGCGGGCGTCATCGGGCTGGTCTGGTACGACCAGCGCAAGACCTGGCCGGGTGGCGTACAGCTGATGGACTGGCGCATCGACACCTCGGTGGGCGCCCAGGCCGCCTTCCGGGTGGAGTCGGCGCGGGCCGGCTTCGGCCACCCGTTCACCGGCAAGTAGGCCGCGCACGAACGCCTGCCGGCAGCACGCACAGCACAACGGACACCGAGCGGAGTGGAAGTACCGGATGACGAAACGACCGTCGCCAGAGGAGGACACCTCTCGGCAGGACGCCGGCTGGGCCTTCCGCCCCCGCACGCCGGTCGGTGCACAGCCGGGCCGTGAATCACGGCCCGAGACACCCGCTGCTACCACCGTGCCCATCGAACAGGTCGCTCCCGCTTCCTGGTCCACCCTCGATTCCGGAACGACGCCCGCACCCCTTGGCGCACCGGCCCCCGTCCCCACGGCGGGCACCGCGCCGCCGCCCGGACCCGACACGGCACAGCTGCGGCCGAAGCGCTGGTGGAACAAACGCGGGATGCGGATCGTCCTCGCCCTCGCCGTCCTCGCGACCGCGGGCGGTGCGGCCCTGGTACTGGTGCAGGAAGACGCCGTTCCCGTCGCGTCCAGGCAACTGACGCAGGCGTGGAAGGTGCCCGCGCCCGCCTCGGACGACGAGTTGGTCGGAAGCTGGCGCACCGACACACTGCTCATCCGGGCCTCCACCCGCGGCGGCGTCAGCGCCTACCGTTTGTCCGACGGCCGGCGGATGTGGCAGACCACCCCGCCGGCCAAGGGCAGCGTGCCCTGCGCGATGTCGCCTGCGCCCGCCGCGCAGGGCATCGGCACGGTCGGCTTCGGCCAGGACGGCAACTCCTGCACCTCGCTGGCCGGTATCGACACGGCCACCGGGAAGATCAAGTGGAGCGTGCCCCTGATCGGCACCAAACATCCCACCGCAGTGGCCGCCCAGACGTACGTCCAGGGGAACGTAGCCACCGTCGTCAGCGAGAACTTCCTGGGCGGGCTGGACGTCCGCACCGGTCGCCGCGTCTGGGGCTTCAAGGCCCGTGGCTCCTACTGCAACGCCTACGACTGGGGCGGCGAGGGAACCGTGCTGGTTGACGACTACTGTGTCGACCAGAAGAAGAAGTTCACCTTCACCGCGTACGACGGCACGACCGGGAAGGTGCTCTGGAGCGAGGCGCAGCGCACGCACACCGAGGTGACCCACGTCTTGTCGGGCTCGCCGCTGATTGCGGCCGTGCACACCCCGGTGGAGGACAGCGTGCGGGTCTTCGCGTCCTCCGGTCACAGCCACAAGCTCGCCGTGGGCAACACCGAGGTGGCACCAGGCAACGACTCCGCCGCGGACCACTCCGCACGGCTTGTCGGCAACGTCCTCGTCACGCCGGCACAGAGTTCCACCGGCAGCGAGGTCGACGGTTACGACGTCACCACCGGCGCCAAGCTGTGGAGCTGTCCCTCCGCAGCACTCGCCACGGACGCGGACGGGACCGACCGGGTGTACGTCGTCACCACCTCCGGCACGCCGCAACTCCTCCGGCTCGACCCGCACACCGGCCACGCCACCCCGATCGCGCGCCTGCCCGTCGGCAGCGGCCACAGCGGCTTCACCACGGGCACGGTGTATGTGACTCGGGACGGAGGTGTGCTGGAGCTCGACGCCCAGGGCAAGGCCGGCGGAGTGCGCTACTACCGGTGAACCCCGGTGACCGGGTGACCGGGTGACCGGGTGACCGGGTGACCGGGTGACCGGGTGAACACGGGCCCAGTGGCCAGTGGGCCCGTGCCAACCGGAGCAACGCGCCCTGGACCGGCGGCGCCTGAGCCGGTGGTGTCCACGGTGCGACCGACGCCTGCCGGGACCCGGTGCCACCAGGCGGCAGCAGTCGTCCCGGTGCAGCCCAGCCGATCGTCGCCGGCCAGCCCCGCTCCCCGACCGGGACCCCTTCGGCAGGGAGCTGGCCAGGGCTGTGGACTGCTACCGAGGGACCGAACGCGCGGGGAGCCGCTGCACACCTACACGCATTCCGAACGAGAGTTCCTGAACCTGTCAGCCTGACTGCCGCGCCTCAGTGCACAACTGGTGGCGCATCAGGGACCGTTCGCACGCCGGGGCGAAGTTCGCCTGCTGTGGCACCGGAAGATGCGTTCTGTCCCCGTAGTTCCGCTCGGACCGACAAGTCGTCAGAGTCGGTTCCAGCACTTCCCGACGGATATCGGACACCTCCTCCCGGACGTTCCCCGTCGGCGAGGCAGGTTTCTGCAGTGCCGTGCCCATGGCCCCGCCACAGGGGGCAAACAGCCGCGACCCGGGGGGCGTCGGGACCGGTGAGCGGCTAAGGGCCCGGACCGGACCCGACTCCCGGCGGACGGCGCCGGGCATCATCCGATACAGGTGTTCGGCACGACGGAACGAGCGGTGTACCCAGACGACGTTTTCGGGCGTCCCGCCGCAAATTCGGTGGGGACACTCAACTCGTGCGCTGCGGACGGTTTCCGAAATGAGCAGAAGATCTCCACGCCCGAAATGCCCATCGTGTCCGACAGTGAATAAGCAGCCCCACACCATTGACAATCCGTCTATTTAGCAAATTGCTGTGTGGCCGCAGGGTGCGCTGTTACCGTCGCAGGACATCAGCCCCGGCACATACGGGCGTGGAGCCTCCATGCCGGGCGACGGGGATGCCCCTCCGCCCCATTGACCAGGGTCGGCACCCCGGTGACCGCCGCATGCCCGGCGCAGTCGTGGGTCACCCCACCGGAGGGAAGCACAGTAAGGAGCAAGTCAGTGCCCCGGAACAAATCGGCTCGATCACCCCGCACATGGCAGCCAGAGCACGCCCGCCGCTGGAAGCGGTCAAAACTGTCGTTCGCCCTGGTCGGCGGACCGGTCATCCTCGCTGTCGTCGCCGGATCGGTGTTCGCGGCCAGCAATCGCCATCACCACCACCACGGGAGTTACGCGGCCTCCGCCCAGCCGGCTCCGGGCGGCAAGCCCGATCCGAACTGCACACTGGTGGTTCCCCGGCACCCCCTCACGGCCCGCGGTCTGGCCACTCCGTACAAACTCGTGGCAACCGACCCGACGAAGGGGCCGTGCCACGAGGCCAATCCTGAACAATCCGCTTTCGTGGAAGCCGCCATCCTGACCAGAAAAGGCAAGCTGACCATTTATAACCCGCTGGTGACCGACAAACGTAAGAGACCAGCCGCGCGTCCCGTCCGACCTTCAGTACCGAGGGGCTCAACCGTCGGGATATGGTTCGGCTTCAACAGCGCCAATCTGACGTTGCGTGCGAGCGGCCACAGGAGCCTGCGCCAGGGCAAATGCGTCAACGGCGTACCAGGTTCCGTCTTCGGTCAGTTCGCCTACTGCAATGCGCCGGCCTTCTTCCGGGCTGCCAAGGTCCAGGTGGCCAAGGGGCATCTCAAGATCCCGAAACTCGGGACGGCGAAGGACGGATTGCCCTGCCCGACCACCCGGGACTTCTCGGTCGTGGACCAGGACGGAAGCGACAATGTGGTGACCCACTACCTGGCCAACGCCCGCGGCCGGATCGCCCAGAACAACGCCGCGGGCAGGAGAGCGATGAGAAGGGCCGCACGGCTGGCCAACCGCGGCGACCGCCACCACCGGCACGACGGCAGGAAGAGGTCCGCGACCACCGCCACCCCCAAGGATCTGGCCAACGGCAGCGACAACCTGCTGCTGACCCAGTTCATGGACCCGGCCCTGGGCTGCACACCGTTCACCGCGCCCAACCAGTCCAGCGACGGCCACGCCACGTCCGCCCTGGCACTGGACGAACTGTCCGCTGCGCTCCGCCAGAAGAGCCCGATCGCGTTGATCCCGCAGAACGACCCGATGACCCGTGTCGACGGCCGCTCCAGCGTCGCGAAGACCAATGCCTACCGCGCCGGAGTCGGCATGCCAGCGGTCCGCGCCGGCC contains:
- a CDS encoding bifunctional polysaccharide deacetylase/glycosyltransferase family 2 protein; translated protein: MSRHQRSRRATPRSRRLAVPPLRFFLPLTVLVTLLALLVLRGMANNEVFHDERIAVSVDKGTVPPSVLQGGPIVDARGARNDKPVSYTIPDKTVVLSFDDGPSAKWTPKILKVLADEHVHADFFVTGSMATRNPSTIRRIVAGGHEIGLHTFTHPDLALQSSTRLSWELGETQLALAGVAGIHTSLFRPPYSSTADALDDWSWPVTKEVGSDGYLVAFINKDTDDWKRPGVNAIVKAAMPELPGQGEMVLMHDAGGNRSQTLAALPLIIEKLKAEGYTFKTIGEALGTGSANTRVTGYDLWAGKAFLWCTTFSVRLMPWLVALLAFVGTAVFLRFALMLVLSVVHVRRTRKRGFSWGEPVTEPVTVIVPAYNEQECIANTLLSLARSDHPIEVIVVDDGSTDDTASIVEELDLPMVRLICQPNSGKPAALNTGVAAASYDLIVMMDGDTVFEPSTVRELVQPFADPRIGAVAGNAKVGNRDTLIGAWQHIEYVMGFNLDRRMYDVLSCMPTIPGAVGGFRRTALDQVGGMSDETLAEDTDVTMALHRDGWKIVYAEKARAWTEAPGNLRQLWSQRYRWSYGTMQAMWKHRHAVLERGAAGHFGRVGLPFVAVFMVLTPLLAPAIDIAMIYGVVFVDPYKTLGAWFGVMGAQAVLAWWSFHLDGEKPWHLITLPLQQVVYRVLMYMVLLQSWITALTGGRLRWQKLRRTGEVGLDVTMGEMPS
- a CDS encoding glycoside hydrolase family 26 protein; amino-acid sequence: MARTLRPGYLVTAVIVAVVTLFAAYACSAKGAAGEAGTPSATGSAPAASAARFDVSSMLHPSGRMLGVVDNKTPWQYGIVKTFTRQAGRAPDIREYYTTWGDDFDPEGNASLWKRGQLPMLELVPTTTSLADIAEGSQDAYIHRLAAQIATYHGPLALSFAGEMNGSWNSWGPGHATPADFVAAWRHLHDAFHNLGITNVIWVWSPHVIDTGSPAKLHPYFPGNDYVDWVGVIGYYGPIDGVAFSSLFTPTLRSIADFCGKPVLITETGVAQGIRKQAQIRDLFKGAAKAGVIGLVWYDQRKTWPGGVQLMDWRIDTSVGAQAAFRVESARAGFGHPFTGK
- a CDS encoding PQQ-binding-like beta-propeller repeat protein produces the protein MTKRPSPEEDTSRQDAGWAFRPRTPVGAQPGRESRPETPAATTVPIEQVAPASWSTLDSGTTPAPLGAPAPVPTAGTAPPPGPDTAQLRPKRWWNKRGMRIVLALAVLATAGGAALVLVQEDAVPVASRQLTQAWKVPAPASDDELVGSWRTDTLLIRASTRGGVSAYRLSDGRRMWQTTPPAKGSVPCAMSPAPAAQGIGTVGFGQDGNSCTSLAGIDTATGKIKWSVPLIGTKHPTAVAAQTYVQGNVATVVSENFLGGLDVRTGRRVWGFKARGSYCNAYDWGGEGTVLVDDYCVDQKKKFTFTAYDGTTGKVLWSEAQRTHTEVTHVLSGSPLIAAVHTPVEDSVRVFASSGHSHKLAVGNTEVAPGNDSAADHSARLVGNVLVTPAQSSTGSEVDGYDVTTGAKLWSCPSAALATDADGTDRVYVVTTSGTPQLLRLDPHTGHATPIARLPVGSGHSGFTTGTVYVTRDGGVLELDAQGKAGGVRYYR